CCGACTGACATCGCCCCACGCCATGACCTACATCCTCGCCCTCGACCAGGGAACCTCCAGCTCGCGCAGCATCGTGTTCGACGGCCGCGGCCGCATCGTCGCCCAGGCCCAGCGCGAACTGCCGCAGCGTTATCCGCGCCCCGGCTGGGTCGAGCACGACCCGAAGCAGATCTGGCAGACCCAGCTCGACACCGCCCGCGAGGTGCTGCGCACGGCCGGCATCGCCGCCGCCGACATCCGCAGCATCGGCATCACCAACCAGCGCGAGACCACGCTGGTGTGGGACCGCCGCACCGGCGAGCCGATCCACCACGCCATCGTCTGGCAGGACCGCCGCGCCGAACCCGAATGCGCCCGGCTGCGCGACGAGGGCTGGGCGCCGAAGGTGCAGCTGAAGACCGGCCTGCGCATCGACGCGTATTTCTCCGGCACCAAGCTCAAGTGGATCCTCGACCAGGTGCCCGATTCACGCGACCGCGCCGCACGCGGCGAGCTGGCCTTCGGCACGGTCGACAGCTGGCTGATCTGGCAGCTGACCGGAGGCGCGGTGCATGTCACCGACGTCACCAACGCCTCGCGCACCATGCTCTTCAACGTGCACGACAACGCCTGGGACGCCGAGCTGCTGCAGGCGCTGGACATCCCGCCCGCGCTCATGCCCGAGGTGCTGCCCTCGGCCGCCGAATTCGGCACCACGCTGCCCGAGCTGCTGGGCGCGCCGATCCGCATCGGCGGGGTGGCCGGCGACCAGCAGTCGGCCACCTTCGGCCAGGCCTGCTTCAGCGAAGGCATGGCCAAGAACACCTACGGCACCGGCTGCTTCATGCTGATGCACACCGGCGAGCGCTTCCAGACCTCGCAGAACGGCCTGGTCACCACCAGTGCGGCCCAGCCCGGCCGGCAGCCGGAGTTCGCGCTGGAAGGCAGCGTCTTCGTCGGCGGCGCGGTGGTGCAGTGGATGCGCGATGGCCTGCGCGCCATCGGCACCAGCGGCGAGGTGGAAGCGTTGGCATCCAGCGTGCAGGACGCCGGCGGCGTGGTGCTGGTGCCGGCTTTCACCGGCCTGGGCGCGCCCTATTGGCAGCCCGAGGCGCGCGGCATCCTGACCGGACTCACGCGCGGCACCACCATGGGCCACATCGCCCGCGCCGCGCTGGAAAGCATCGCCTTCCAGAGCGCGGCGTTACTGGTTGCCATGCAGCGCGACGCGGCCGCTGCTGGCGTGGCGCCGATGCGCGAGCTGCGTGTGGACGGTGGCGCCTGCGTCAACGACCTGCTGATGCAGTTCCAGGCCGACCTGCTCGGCATTGCGGTAGTGCGACCCGCCGTCATCGAAACCACCGCGCTCGGCGCCGCCTATCTGGCGGGCCTGTCGTGCGGCGTGTTCGCCGGCACCGACGAGTTGTCGGCGCTGTGGCAGGCCGAACGCCGGTTCGAGCCGCGGCTCAGCCGCGCGCAGGCCGATGAACGGATGCAACAGTGGGAACACGCTGTCCGGCAGACGATTGCTGCCTGAAAATCGACGGATGAACGACATTCTCGAAAACCAGGACATCCCCGTACTCGATCTTCCCGTCACCTTCATCGGCGGCGGCAACATGGCCAGCGCCATCATCGGCGGCCTGATCCGCCAGGGCCTGGACGCCAGCCGCATCGACGTGGTCGAGCCCTTCGAAGCCGCCCGCGACAAGCTGCAGCAGCAGTTCGGCATCCTGGCCCAGGCCAGCGCCGGCGCCTTCCTGTCGCGTGCCTCGGTGGTGGTGTGGGCGGTCAAGCCGCAGACCTTCCGCGAGGCCGCCACCGCCGTCGCGCCGCTGGCACCCAAGGCCCTGCACCTGAGCGTAGCCGCCGGCATCTCCAGCGGCAGCATCGCCGCCTGGCTGGGCACCGGCCGCATCGTGCGCGCCATGCCCAACACGCCGGCACTGGTCGGCCAGGGCATGACCGGGCTCTTCGCGCGCGAAGAGGTCAACGCCGCCGACCGCGGGCTGGTCGAAGGCGTGCTGCGCCCCACCGGCCGACTGAGCTGGGTCGACAACGAAAAGCAGCTCGACGCGGTCACCGCGCTGTCGGGCTCCGGGCCGGCATACGTCTTCTACTTTCTCGAAAGCATGGTGCAGGCCGGCATCGAGATGGGGCTGTCGGCCGAGCAGGCTCGCGCGCTGTCTGTCGCCACCTTCCAGGGCGCCTCGCACCTGGCGGCCGTGTCGTCCGATCCGCTGGAAGAGATGCGCCAGCGGGTCACCTCCAAGGGCGGCACCACCTACGCGGCGGTGACCGCCATGGACGAGGCCGGCATCAAGAACAGCTTCGTCGCCGCGCTGCATGCGGCCGAGCGGCGTGCCCGCGAGCTGGGAGCCGAATTCGGCGGCTGACCTTGCGCGATCAGCGAAACAGATAGCCCAGCGCCACGCCGGCGAACACCGTCGCGCCCAGCCAGTGGTTGAGCCGGAAGGCGCGAAAACAACCGTCGCGGCTGCGGTCGCGGATCAGCCGCCCATGCCATGCGGCCTGCGCGGCGGCGGCGGCCATGGCGAGCCAGAACGGCCAGCCGAGCGCCCGGTCTTGCAACGCGAATAGCTGCAACACGATGGCCACGGCATAGAAGCCCATCACTGCCGCCACGTCCCAGCGACCCAGTGTGATCGCAGAGGTCTTCATGCCGATCTTCAGGTCGTCGTCACGGTCGACCATGGCGTATTCGGTGTCGTAGGCCAGCACCCAGCACAGGTTGGCCACGACCAGCGGCCACACCACCGCCGGCACCTCGCCCCGCACGGCGGTAAAGGCCATCGGAATGCCGAAGCTGAAGGCCACGCCCAGCACCGCCTGCGGCATGGACACCCAGCGCTTGGCGAAGGGATAGGCCACGGTCACCGCCAGCGCGCCGAAGGACCAGATCACCGTGGTCGCATTGGTGGTCAGCACCAGCGCGAACGCCACCAGCGCCAGCGCCGCGCCCAGCACCAGCGCCTCGCGCGTCGACACCCGGCCGCTGGTGATCGGCCGTTGCGCCGTGCGCTTCACGTGCCGGTCGAAATCGCGGTCGGCCACGTCGTTGATGCAGCAGCCGGCACTGCGCATCAGTACCGTGCCCGCCACGAACACCGCCAGCAGATGCCAGCCGGAAAAGCCGTCCGCCGCCACCCACAAGGCCACCAAAGTCGGCCACAGCAGCAGCAGCCAGCCGGCGGGCCGGTTCCAGCGAATCAGGTCGAGATACAGCGAAAGGCGGCCGGCGAACATCGTGAAGGGAGGCGGGGCGAGGGAAACAGAAGCCCCAATAAAAAACGGAGCTGGCATTGTGCCGCTCCGTTTCGTGGGGCGAGAGTTCGGGCGCGGTCTCAGTCTTCGAGCAGCGAGCGCAGCATCCAGGCGGTCTGGTCGTGCACCGTGCAGCGGGCGGTCAGCATGTCGGCGGTCGGGTCGTCACCGGCGGCCTCGGCCACGGGAATGAAGCTGCGCGCGATGCGCGACACGGTCTCGTGGCCCTGCACCAGGATCTCCACCATCTGCATCGCCTTGGGCGGCGTGGCGGGCACGTCGGGCACCGTGGCGATCTTGCTGAACTCGGCATACGAGCCCGGCGCGTAGTGGCCCAGCGAGCGGATGCGTTCGGCGATCACGTCGGTGGAGGTCCACAGCTCGGTGTACTGCTCCATGAACATCGCGTGCAGCGAGTTGAAGTGCGGACCGGTGACGTTCCAGTGGAAGTTGTGGGTGGTCAGGTAGAGGGTGTAGGTGTCGGCGAGCACGCGCGACAGGCCCTGGGCGATGGTCGCGCGGTCGGCGTCGGCGATGCCGATGTTGATGACCGGTGCCCGTGCGCTGCCCGATGCCGGCGCGACCGCGATCGCACCCTTGGCGGGCACCTTGCCCTCGGCGGCGACGCTGAGCTTCTTCACATTCTTCGATTTGGTGGCCATGTCCGGTTCCTCTGACTGGGGATTTGAAAGAAACAAGAAAAGACTTTAAGACGAGCCGCGCGGCATCG
The nucleotide sequence above comes from Xylophilus sp. GOD-11R. Encoded proteins:
- the glpK gene encoding glycerol kinase GlpK yields the protein MTYILALDQGTSSSRSIVFDGRGRIVAQAQRELPQRYPRPGWVEHDPKQIWQTQLDTAREVLRTAGIAAADIRSIGITNQRETTLVWDRRTGEPIHHAIVWQDRRAEPECARLRDEGWAPKVQLKTGLRIDAYFSGTKLKWILDQVPDSRDRAARGELAFGTVDSWLIWQLTGGAVHVTDVTNASRTMLFNVHDNAWDAELLQALDIPPALMPEVLPSAAEFGTTLPELLGAPIRIGGVAGDQQSATFGQACFSEGMAKNTYGTGCFMLMHTGERFQTSQNGLVTTSAAQPGRQPEFALEGSVFVGGAVVQWMRDGLRAIGTSGEVEALASSVQDAGGVVLVPAFTGLGAPYWQPEARGILTGLTRGTTMGHIARAALESIAFQSAALLVAMQRDAAAAGVAPMRELRVDGGACVNDLLMQFQADLLGIAVVRPAVIETTALGAAYLAGLSCGVFAGTDELSALWQAERRFEPRLSRAQADERMQQWEHAVRQTIAA
- the proC gene encoding pyrroline-5-carboxylate reductase, with the protein product MNDILENQDIPVLDLPVTFIGGGNMASAIIGGLIRQGLDASRIDVVEPFEAARDKLQQQFGILAQASAGAFLSRASVVVWAVKPQTFREAATAVAPLAPKALHLSVAAGISSGSIAAWLGTGRIVRAMPNTPALVGQGMTGLFAREEVNAADRGLVEGVLRPTGRLSWVDNEKQLDAVTALSGSGPAYVFYFLESMVQAGIEMGLSAEQARALSVATFQGASHLAAVSSDPLEEMRQRVTSKGGTTYAAVTAMDEAGIKNSFVAALHAAERRARELGAEFGG
- the ubiA gene encoding 4-hydroxybenzoate octaprenyltransferase, producing the protein MFAGRLSLYLDLIRWNRPAGWLLLLWPTLVALWVAADGFSGWHLLAVFVAGTVLMRSAGCCINDVADRDFDRHVKRTAQRPITSGRVSTREALVLGAALALVAFALVLTTNATTVIWSFGALAVTVAYPFAKRWVSMPQAVLGVAFSFGIPMAFTAVRGEVPAVVWPLVVANLCWVLAYDTEYAMVDRDDDLKIGMKTSAITLGRWDVAAVMGFYAVAIVLQLFALQDRALGWPFWLAMAAAAAQAAWHGRLIRDRSRDGCFRAFRLNHWLGATVFAGVALGYLFR
- a CDS encoding Dps family protein; translated protein: MATKSKNVKKLSVAAEGKVPAKGAIAVAPASGSARAPVINIGIADADRATIAQGLSRVLADTYTLYLTTHNFHWNVTGPHFNSLHAMFMEQYTELWTSTDVIAERIRSLGHYAPGSYAEFSKIATVPDVPATPPKAMQMVEILVQGHETVSRIARSFIPVAEAAGDDPTADMLTARCTVHDQTAWMLRSLLED